The Aptenodytes patagonicus chromosome 25, bAptPat1.pri.cur, whole genome shotgun sequence genome window below encodes:
- the TPM4 gene encoding tropomyosin alpha-4 chain isoform X2, with product MEAIKKKMQMLKLDKENAIDRAEQAETDKKAAEDKCKQVEDELVALQKKLKGTEDELDKYSEALKDAQEKLEQAEKKATDAEGEVAALNRRIQLVEEELDRAQERLATALQKLEEAEKAADESERGMKVIENRAMKDEEKMEIQEMQLKEAKHIAEEADRKYEEVARKLVILEGELERAEERAEVSEVKCSDLEEELKNVTNNLKSLEAQSEKYSEKEDKYEEEIKILSDKLKEAETRAEFAERTVAKLEKSIDDLEDELYAQKLKYKAISEELDHALNDMTSL from the exons ATGGAAGCTATCAAGAAAAAGATGCAGATGTTGAAGTTAGACAAGGAGAATGCCATTGACAGAGCAGAGCAGGCTGAGACGGATAAGAAGGCAGCTGAGGACAAATGCAAACAG gTAGAGGATGAGCTGGTAGCTCTGCAGAAAAAGTTGAAAGGAACTGAAGATGAGCTGGATAAGTACTCGGAGGCTCTCAAAGATGCCCAGGAAAAACTAGAGCAGGCTGAAAAGAAGGCCACTGAT GCTGAGGGTGAGGTGGCGGCTCTGAACAGACGTATCCAGCTAGTGGAAGAGGAGTTGGATCGTGCCCAAGAACGGCTGGCCACGGCCTTGCAGAAACTGGAGGAGGCCGAGAAAGCAGCGGATGAGAGTGAGAG AGGAATGAAGGTTATTGAGAACAGAGCAATGAAAGAcgaagagaaaatggaaattcaggAAATGCAGCTGAAGGAGGCTAAGCATATCGCTGAAGAAGCTGACCGCAAATACGAAGAG GTTGCCCGTAAACTGGTTATTTTGGAGGGTGAACTGGAAAGAGCTGAAGAGCGTGCAGAGGTGTCTGAAGT TAAATGCAGTGACCTTGAAGAGGAGTTAAAGAATGTCACTAACAACCTGAAGTCTTTGGAAGCTCAATCTGAAAAG TACTcggaaaaggaagataaatacGAAGAAGAAATCAAGATTCTCTCTGACAAGCTTAAAGAA gctGAAACCCGTGCTGAATTTGCGGAGAGAACAGTCGCCAAACTGGAAAAGTCTATTGATGACCTGGAAG ACGAGCTGTACGCCCAGAAGCTGAAGTACAAAGCGATCAGCGAGGAGCTTGACCATGCTCTCAATGACATGACCTCTTTGTGA
- the TPM4 gene encoding tropomyosin alpha-4 chain isoform X3 produces the protein MAAPSSLEAVKRKIQCLQQQADEAEDRAQVLQRELDLERDLREKAEGEVAALNRRIQLVEEELDRAQERLATALQKLEEAEKAADESERGMKVIENRAMKDEEKMEIQEMQLKEAKHIAEEADRKYEEVARKLVILEGELERAEERAEVSEVKCSDLEEELKNVTNNLKSLEAQSEKYSEKEDKYEEEIKILSDKLKEAETRAEFAERTVAKLEKSIDDLEEKLAQAKEENVGLHQTLDQTLNELNCI, from the exons ATGGCCGCGCCGAGCTCCCTGGAAGCGGTGAAGAGGAAGATCCAGTGCCTGCAGCAACAGGCAGATGAGGCGGAGGATCGCGCCCAGGTCCTCCAGCGGGAGCTGGACCTGGAACGGGACCTGCGGGAGAAA GCTGAGGGTGAGGTGGCGGCTCTGAACAGACGTATCCAGCTAGTGGAAGAGGAGTTGGATCGTGCCCAAGAACGGCTGGCCACGGCCTTGCAGAAACTGGAGGAGGCCGAGAAAGCAGCGGATGAGAGTGAGAG AGGAATGAAGGTTATTGAGAACAGAGCAATGAAAGAcgaagagaaaatggaaattcaggAAATGCAGCTGAAGGAGGCTAAGCATATCGCTGAAGAAGCTGACCGCAAATACGAAGAG GTTGCCCGTAAACTGGTTATTTTGGAGGGTGAACTGGAAAGAGCTGAAGAGCGTGCAGAGGTGTCTGAAGT TAAATGCAGTGACCTTGAAGAGGAGTTAAAGAATGTCACTAACAACCTGAAGTCTTTGGAAGCTCAATCTGAAAAG TACTcggaaaaggaagataaatacGAAGAAGAAATCAAGATTCTCTCTGACAAGCTTAAAGAA gctGAAACCCGTGCTGAATTTGCGGAGAGAACAGTCGCCAAACTGGAAAAGTCTATTGATGACCTGGAAG AAAAACTTGCTCAAGCAAAAGAAGAGAACGTGGGGTTGCACCAGACACTGGACCAGACACTAAACGAACTGAACTGTATATGA
- the TPM4 gene encoding tropomyosin alpha-4 chain isoform X4 has protein sequence MAAPSSLEAVKRKIQCLQQQADEAEDRAQVLQRELDLERDLREKAEGEVAALNRRIQLVEEELDRAQERLATALQKLEEAEKAADESERGMKVIENRAMKDEEKMEIQEMQLKEAKHIAEEADRKYEEVARKLVILEGELERAEERAEVSEVKCSDLEEELKNVTNNLKSLEAQSEKYSEKEDKYEEEIKILSDKLKEAETRAEFAERTVAKLEKSIDDLEDELYAQKLKYKAISEELDHALNDMTSL, from the exons ATGGCCGCGCCGAGCTCCCTGGAAGCGGTGAAGAGGAAGATCCAGTGCCTGCAGCAACAGGCAGATGAGGCGGAGGATCGCGCCCAGGTCCTCCAGCGGGAGCTGGACCTGGAACGGGACCTGCGGGAGAAA GCTGAGGGTGAGGTGGCGGCTCTGAACAGACGTATCCAGCTAGTGGAAGAGGAGTTGGATCGTGCCCAAGAACGGCTGGCCACGGCCTTGCAGAAACTGGAGGAGGCCGAGAAAGCAGCGGATGAGAGTGAGAG AGGAATGAAGGTTATTGAGAACAGAGCAATGAAAGAcgaagagaaaatggaaattcaggAAATGCAGCTGAAGGAGGCTAAGCATATCGCTGAAGAAGCTGACCGCAAATACGAAGAG GTTGCCCGTAAACTGGTTATTTTGGAGGGTGAACTGGAAAGAGCTGAAGAGCGTGCAGAGGTGTCTGAAGT TAAATGCAGTGACCTTGAAGAGGAGTTAAAGAATGTCACTAACAACCTGAAGTCTTTGGAAGCTCAATCTGAAAAG TACTcggaaaaggaagataaatacGAAGAAGAAATCAAGATTCTCTCTGACAAGCTTAAAGAA gctGAAACCCGTGCTGAATTTGCGGAGAGAACAGTCGCCAAACTGGAAAAGTCTATTGATGACCTGGAAG ACGAGCTGTACGCCCAGAAGCTGAAGTACAAAGCGATCAGCGAGGAGCTTGACCATGCTCTCAATGACATGACCTCTTTGTGA
- the TPM4 gene encoding tropomyosin alpha-4 chain isoform X1 — protein sequence MEAIKKKMQMLKLDKENAIDRAEQAETDKKAAEDKCKQVEDELVALQKKLKGTEDELDKYSEALKDAQEKLEQAEKKATDAEGEVAALNRRIQLVEEELDRAQERLATALQKLEEAEKAADESERGMKVIENRAMKDEEKMEIQEMQLKEAKHIAEEADRKYEEVARKLVILEGELERAEERAEVSEVKCSDLEEELKNVTNNLKSLEAQSEKYSEKEDKYEEEIKILSDKLKEAETRAEFAERTVAKLEKSIDDLEEKLAQAKEENVGLHQTLDQTLNELNCI from the exons ATGGAAGCTATCAAGAAAAAGATGCAGATGTTGAAGTTAGACAAGGAGAATGCCATTGACAGAGCAGAGCAGGCTGAGACGGATAAGAAGGCAGCTGAGGACAAATGCAAACAG gTAGAGGATGAGCTGGTAGCTCTGCAGAAAAAGTTGAAAGGAACTGAAGATGAGCTGGATAAGTACTCGGAGGCTCTCAAAGATGCCCAGGAAAAACTAGAGCAGGCTGAAAAGAAGGCCACTGAT GCTGAGGGTGAGGTGGCGGCTCTGAACAGACGTATCCAGCTAGTGGAAGAGGAGTTGGATCGTGCCCAAGAACGGCTGGCCACGGCCTTGCAGAAACTGGAGGAGGCCGAGAAAGCAGCGGATGAGAGTGAGAG AGGAATGAAGGTTATTGAGAACAGAGCAATGAAAGAcgaagagaaaatggaaattcaggAAATGCAGCTGAAGGAGGCTAAGCATATCGCTGAAGAAGCTGACCGCAAATACGAAGAG GTTGCCCGTAAACTGGTTATTTTGGAGGGTGAACTGGAAAGAGCTGAAGAGCGTGCAGAGGTGTCTGAAGT TAAATGCAGTGACCTTGAAGAGGAGTTAAAGAATGTCACTAACAACCTGAAGTCTTTGGAAGCTCAATCTGAAAAG TACTcggaaaaggaagataaatacGAAGAAGAAATCAAGATTCTCTCTGACAAGCTTAAAGAA gctGAAACCCGTGCTGAATTTGCGGAGAGAACAGTCGCCAAACTGGAAAAGTCTATTGATGACCTGGAAG AAAAACTTGCTCAAGCAAAAGAAGAGAACGTGGGGTTGCACCAGACACTGGACCAGACACTAAACGAACTGAACTGTATATGA